One Lacipirellulaceae bacterium DNA window includes the following coding sequences:
- the glmM gene encoding phosphoglucosamine mutase: MSVSEPIISVSGLRGIVGESLTPDVVTRYVSAFAATLPKGSVVLTRDGRTTGSMVAELVRGTLSAAGCDVLDGDVAATPTTGVLVKSLGAVGGVQISASHNPPEYNGLKLFNAEGRVIPADEGQKVLDQYKASGRGASAPQAWKTYKEIGAISTIEDTTSAHLELICKICDVERIRSKQFNVLLDANHGSGSVLGRVLLEHLGCEVAVMGGQPNGHFAHPPEPTADNLATLPQAMMQHSAVIGFCQDPDADRLAVLDETGRYLGEEKTLAICVDHELRRNPGPIVTNCSTSRMSEDLAGKYGVSFSRSKVGEANVVDEMNSSNAVLGGEGNGGVIDPRVVLVRDSFVGMALLLDAMANRNLPISALADELPQYAIHKTKISLPSDEVPAALDKLEQHFSEANSDRMDGLRLDWPNKWLLVRASNTEPIVRAIAEAPSQGEAKELCEAAAEVIG, encoded by the coding sequence ATGAGTGTTTCCGAACCGATTATTAGCGTCTCTGGGCTACGTGGAATCGTGGGCGAGTCGCTCACTCCTGACGTCGTCACCCGGTATGTCAGTGCCTTTGCCGCGACCCTTCCCAAGGGATCGGTCGTCTTGACACGGGACGGGCGAACCACTGGGTCGATGGTGGCTGAATTAGTCCGCGGAACGCTCTCGGCCGCTGGCTGTGACGTGCTCGATGGCGATGTGGCCGCGACTCCTACGACTGGGGTTCTCGTAAAATCCCTCGGTGCCGTGGGCGGAGTGCAGATTTCTGCAAGCCACAACCCGCCGGAATACAACGGGCTGAAGTTGTTCAATGCCGAGGGTCGGGTGATCCCCGCTGACGAGGGACAAAAGGTTTTGGATCAATACAAGGCTTCTGGCCGGGGTGCTTCAGCACCCCAGGCATGGAAAACCTACAAGGAAATCGGAGCCATTTCCACAATCGAAGACACCACGTCAGCGCACTTGGAGTTGATCTGCAAAATTTGCGATGTTGAGCGAATACGCTCAAAGCAGTTCAATGTTCTCCTAGACGCTAATCATGGCTCAGGGAGCGTCTTGGGGCGTGTCCTGCTGGAACACCTAGGCTGCGAAGTAGCTGTTATGGGCGGCCAGCCAAATGGACACTTCGCTCACCCGCCAGAGCCAACGGCAGACAACCTGGCAACCTTGCCACAGGCGATGATGCAGCATAGCGCCGTCATCGGCTTCTGCCAGGACCCCGACGCCGACCGATTGGCGGTGCTGGACGAAACAGGACGATACCTTGGCGAGGAGAAAACGCTAGCCATCTGCGTCGATCACGAGCTACGACGCAACCCAGGCCCCATCGTCACGAATTGCTCGACTAGCCGCATGAGCGAAGACCTGGCGGGCAAGTATGGAGTGTCCTTCTCCCGCTCGAAGGTTGGCGAAGCGAATGTTGTTGACGAAATGAACTCCTCAAACGCTGTGCTCGGTGGCGAAGGGAACGGCGGTGTGATCGACCCGCGTGTGGTGCTTGTTCGCGATAGCTTTGTGGGGATGGCACTTCTTCTGGATGCGATGGCGAATCGCAACCTACCGATCAGTGCGCTCGCCGATGAATTGCCTCAATACGCCATTCACAAGACGAAGATCAGCCTGCCATCCGACGAAGTCCCGGCAGCACTCGACAAGCTTGAACAGCACTTCAGCGAAGCGAATTCCGACCGCATGGACGGACTACGGCTCGATTGGCCGAACAAATGGCTACTCGTACGGGCGAGTAACACGGAGCCAATCGTCCGAGCGATTGCGGAGGCGCCCTCGCAAGGAGAAGCGAAAGAGTTGTGCGAGGCGGCCGCTGAGGTGATCGGCTAG
- a CDS encoding DUF1598 domain-containing protein: MKPLSFCGMVRGCSAIVLALLLTSTSYAQPGGLQQGIPPANAGPGGVQNNNFGGNLLGGNNAGGAANADFDTLIDLIQSTVEPDSWEDNGTGEGSIAPFNINGVWVDARGSLKFSPAKTKALLASVSVRRPPSPREPSASEADPRQKSELRFVSLPRLEAEIARRQREKLPLEESMLTLAGLERVQYVITYPPTEENKVGDVVVAGPAGDWQIDEGGRLVNAESGRPVVRLDDLLSLWRREVAYRGKPLGCSIVPRQEALAKTQAYLAQTGAKPLAAGGRGDWLKGLRDSLGEQDVEFYHVEPNSRVARLLLLADYHMKLVGMGLAEGVPGVESYLDTVKLAADGTAPPMSILRWWFSLKESDILADQENNVFMLPDTCVQVLSENELLAARGQRVHTGQSDELNRRFAESFTKHYSTLADKYPLYAELERLFELSMTLEVIRSQGLVEQIGWTPTVFVDGRRMGLPAVKTPQAVETVINHRVIRRKHIIAGVSGGVWIDAGKRVNVQAESSGSLAELAERPDDAGINWWWD; encoded by the coding sequence ATGAAGCCTTTATCCTTCTGTGGAATGGTGCGCGGCTGCAGCGCCATCGTACTCGCTCTACTTCTCACCAGCACGTCGTATGCTCAGCCTGGGGGACTCCAACAAGGAATCCCCCCAGCCAATGCCGGCCCAGGTGGCGTACAGAACAACAACTTCGGAGGAAATCTTCTCGGCGGTAATAACGCGGGCGGTGCGGCTAACGCAGACTTCGACACCCTAATTGATCTCATCCAATCGACCGTTGAGCCCGACTCCTGGGAGGACAACGGTACTGGTGAAGGAAGCATCGCGCCGTTCAACATCAATGGCGTTTGGGTCGATGCGCGGGGTAGCTTGAAGTTTTCGCCGGCGAAGACGAAAGCCCTGCTTGCGAGCGTATCGGTGAGGAGGCCACCATCGCCAAGAGAACCGTCTGCTTCCGAAGCAGACCCACGGCAGAAAAGCGAGCTTCGCTTCGTCTCGCTCCCAAGACTGGAGGCAGAGATTGCACGCCGCCAGCGTGAGAAGCTTCCGTTGGAGGAGTCGATGCTTACACTTGCTGGGCTTGAGCGAGTTCAGTACGTGATCACGTACCCACCAACGGAAGAAAACAAAGTTGGCGACGTGGTCGTCGCTGGTCCCGCGGGCGACTGGCAGATTGATGAGGGTGGGCGATTGGTCAATGCAGAGTCAGGGCGGCCCGTCGTGCGGTTGGACGATCTGCTTTCGCTCTGGCGTCGAGAGGTCGCTTATCGTGGGAAACCACTGGGGTGTTCGATTGTTCCGCGACAGGAAGCGCTGGCGAAGACGCAAGCCTATTTGGCGCAAACTGGGGCTAAGCCGCTAGCGGCTGGGGGGCGTGGTGATTGGCTCAAGGGGCTGCGTGATAGTTTGGGCGAACAAGATGTCGAGTTTTATCACGTTGAGCCAAACTCGCGCGTTGCTCGGTTGCTCTTGCTGGCTGACTATCATATGAAACTCGTCGGCATGGGTCTTGCCGAAGGCGTGCCGGGAGTCGAAAGCTATCTGGATACTGTCAAGCTCGCGGCAGACGGAACGGCTCCGCCGATGAGCATTCTCCGCTGGTGGTTTTCTCTAAAGGAGAGCGATATTCTCGCTGACCAAGAGAACAACGTCTTCATGCTGCCTGACACCTGTGTCCAGGTGCTTAGCGAGAACGAACTGCTCGCTGCCCGTGGGCAACGGGTTCACACGGGGCAGTCGGACGAGTTGAATCGGCGGTTTGCCGAGTCGTTTACCAAGCATTACTCGACACTGGCCGATAAGTATCCTCTTTATGCAGAGCTAGAACGACTTTTTGAGCTGTCGATGACGCTCGAGGTGATCCGCTCCCAGGGACTCGTGGAGCAAATCGGCTGGACACCCACGGTGTTCGTCGACGGACGGCGGATGGGCCTGCCAGCGGTTAAAACTCCCCAAGCGGTGGAGACCGTCATCAATCACCGTGTTATCCGACGGAAGCATATCATCGCCGGTGTTAGCGGTGGCGTCTGGATCGACGCTGGCAAGCGTGTGAACGTGCAGGCTGAGTCGAGCGGCTCGCTGGCGGAGCTTGCTGAACGTCCCGATGACGCTGGAATCAATTGGTGGTGGGATTAG
- the mtaB gene encoding tRNA (N(6)-L-threonylcarbamoyladenosine(37)-C(2))-methylthiotransferase MtaB, whose product MKLRTHTLGCKVNQYETEYIREGLQSIGYNDAEGDEPADLCIVNTCTVTNEGDSKSRQIIRRMARDNPASKIVVMGCYATRAPEEVAALPNVTEVLTDKRELPDLLGRFGVTDVPTGISGFARRHRAYVKVQDGCMLRCSFCIIPHVRPELASRPQQEILDEVRRLVDGGHREVVLTGIHLGHYGVDWNRSLPKEEWTRLSHLVRAIAELPGDFRVRLSSIEATEVTRELISVMQDFPEKVCPHLHVSMQSGSDSVLRRMRRRWGSKRFIDRCQMLKEALDRPAITTDIIVGFPGETDDEFAETCETARQVGFSKIHIFPFSARRGTPAADLPGQLPKKLKQERGRELAAVEAELRDEYYRSLEGMVLRVLVENEEQDRSVVSGTSCRYATVEFPSQRTKVGDFVHVVAGGSCDGIIDGGQS is encoded by the coding sequence ATGAAATTACGTACACATACGCTAGGTTGCAAAGTCAACCAATACGAGACCGAGTACATACGTGAGGGCCTTCAATCGATCGGCTACAACGATGCCGAGGGTGACGAGCCGGCCGACCTCTGCATCGTCAACACATGTACGGTCACAAACGAGGGGGATTCAAAGAGCCGCCAGATTATCCGGCGCATGGCCCGTGACAATCCGGCCTCGAAAATTGTCGTCATGGGTTGCTATGCGACGCGTGCCCCCGAGGAAGTGGCGGCTCTACCAAATGTCACCGAAGTGCTGACCGATAAGCGAGAGCTTCCGGACTTGCTTGGGCGTTTTGGCGTGACCGATGTTCCCACGGGAATCTCAGGATTTGCTCGCCGTCATCGCGCCTACGTGAAAGTGCAAGATGGCTGCATGTTGCGTTGCAGTTTTTGTATTATCCCTCACGTCCGCCCGGAGCTTGCGAGCCGACCGCAGCAAGAGATTCTCGACGAGGTGCGGCGGTTAGTTGATGGGGGACATCGCGAAGTCGTGCTGACGGGAATTCACCTTGGTCATTACGGGGTGGATTGGAACAGAAGCCTCCCGAAAGAAGAGTGGACGCGGCTTTCCCATCTCGTCCGAGCGATTGCCGAGCTGCCCGGCGATTTTCGCGTGCGACTTTCAAGTATCGAAGCAACGGAAGTGACGCGCGAGTTGATCTCCGTGATGCAAGACTTCCCCGAGAAGGTCTGCCCGCACCTGCACGTTTCCATGCAAAGTGGCAGCGATAGCGTCCTGCGACGGATGCGCCGCCGTTGGGGTAGCAAGCGGTTTATCGACCGTTGTCAGATGCTCAAAGAAGCTCTCGACCGTCCGGCGATCACAACCGACATCATCGTCGGCTTCCCTGGCGAAACCGACGATGAGTTCGCCGAAACTTGTGAAACGGCCCGCCAAGTGGGCTTTTCAAAGATCCACATTTTCCCCTTCAGCGCCCGCCGCGGCACGCCCGCCGCCGACTTGCCAGGGCAGTTGCCAAAGAAGCTCAAGCAAGAACGCGGGCGCGAACTGGCTGCGGTCGAAGCGGAGCTAAGGGACGAGTACTATCGCTCGCTCGAAGGGATGGTGCTGCGAGTTCTCGTGGAGAACGAGGAGCAAGATCGCAGTGTGGTATCGGGGACGTCGTGTCGTTATGCGACGGTGGAATTTCCTAGTCAGCGAACAAAGGTCGGCGATTTCGTCCACGTGGTCGCAGGCGGGAGTTGTGACGGCATAATCGATGGCGGACAATCCTAG
- a CDS encoding DedA family protein yields the protein MLASLFHPGSYLGIIVFLVLTGCGMPIPEEVAIVIAGVLSAQGKLEPELAFAACLFGALLGDAVMYSIGYHFGHTLMQKHPKLSKWLGASREAEFEEAVTQHGFKVLLLSRFMVGVRGPVYLAAGTVRMPFRRFLMWDLVCATLVVGVFFGIAYVWGEPIAQMLKEAEWYFTLTVLLVVGIAILVFMRRHRKRIVEEMDEMLDECEGNVSQENSDREPQDEQREAS from the coding sequence GTGCTTGCATCGCTTTTTCATCCTGGCAGTTACTTAGGCATCATCGTCTTCCTGGTGCTTACCGGATGTGGCATGCCTATCCCTGAAGAAGTGGCGATTGTCATCGCCGGGGTGCTCAGTGCCCAAGGGAAATTGGAGCCCGAGCTGGCCTTTGCAGCGTGCCTGTTTGGTGCTTTGCTCGGGGACGCAGTCATGTACTCGATCGGTTACCACTTCGGCCACACGTTGATGCAGAAGCATCCGAAGCTCTCCAAATGGCTGGGGGCAAGCCGCGAGGCGGAATTCGAGGAGGCTGTCACACAGCACGGCTTTAAAGTGCTGCTGCTCTCGCGTTTCATGGTGGGAGTCCGCGGCCCCGTCTATCTAGCTGCAGGAACGGTTCGCATGCCGTTTCGCCGCTTTCTGATGTGGGACCTGGTTTGTGCGACCCTGGTGGTCGGCGTTTTCTTTGGAATCGCCTACGTCTGGGGCGAGCCAATTGCCCAGATGTTAAAAGAGGCTGAGTGGTATTTCACCCTTACCGTACTCCTGGTGGTTGGCATTGCCATTCTGGTATTCATGCGACGGCATCGCAAACGCATCGTCGAAGAAATGGACGAAATGCTCGACGAATGCGAAGGAAACGTGAGCCAGGAAAACTCCGACCGCGAGCCGCAAGACGAGCAACGCGAAGCGTCCTGA
- a CDS encoding ATP-dependent Clp protease adaptor ClpS, with the protein MASFDPFSPDESEPDDAGTAVVVPEKQRAEKKQRQRQPKYNVLLWDSDDHTFEYVEKMLRELFGHEHEKCVEIAKHVDEEGRAVVLTTTLEHAELKRDQIHAYGKDEEQGTTGSMWSTIEPVE; encoded by the coding sequence ATGGCAAGTTTCGACCCCTTCAGCCCCGATGAATCCGAACCCGACGATGCCGGGACAGCGGTCGTCGTCCCTGAGAAGCAGAGAGCTGAGAAAAAGCAGCGCCAGCGGCAGCCGAAGTACAACGTCCTCCTGTGGGATTCGGACGATCATACCTTTGAGTACGTTGAGAAGATGCTCCGAGAGCTGTTTGGGCACGAGCATGAAAAGTGTGTTGAGATCGCCAAGCATGTGGACGAAGAGGGCAGGGCGGTTGTGTTGACCACAACTCTAGAACATGCCGAGTTAAAACGCGATCAGATTCATGCTTATGGCAAGGATGAAGAGCAGGGAACCACTGGATCGATGTGGTCGACGATCGAACCAGTTGAATGA
- a CDS encoding dipeptidase — translation MPVEAALEQADQDQQRYQDDLCELLRIASISADPAYKDEVRKASQWLVERFEKLGLATETIETPGHPLVYAESPPVPGKPVALVYGHYDVQPPDPLDLWITPPFEPDIRDGKVFARGATDDKGQMLTHVNSIAAWLEAGEKLPLQVKLLIEGEEEVGSEHLEKFLAENKEKLACDCVVISDTSQFAPGVPAITYGLRGIAYYEIHLTGPSQDLHSGVFGGAVANPAIALSKMLAGLIDDEGRINVPGMYDDVAELTEAERQEFANLPFDEAEFKSQLQVEKLAGEAGFTTLERRWARPSFDVHGITSGYQGEGAKTVLPAKASAKISFRLVPNQDPQKITAGLRQRLEELLPEGIKMELDVHHGAPGVVMPLESPYLQAAAEAIETGFGNRPVFIREGGSIPIVNAFAESLEADVLLLGWGQNDDNLHSPNEKFSLEDYHRGTRASVALWDRLAQVST, via the coding sequence ATGCCCGTCGAAGCCGCCCTCGAGCAAGCTGACCAAGACCAACAGCGTTACCAAGACGATCTGTGTGAACTGCTGCGTATCGCTAGTATCAGTGCGGATCCTGCCTATAAAGATGAAGTGCGGAAGGCCTCACAATGGTTGGTCGAGCGCTTTGAGAAGCTTGGGCTAGCCACCGAAACGATCGAAACCCCCGGCCATCCCCTGGTTTACGCGGAGTCGCCACCTGTGCCGGGCAAGCCGGTAGCGCTAGTTTACGGACATTACGACGTCCAGCCGCCCGATCCGCTCGACTTGTGGATCACCCCGCCCTTCGAGCCCGACATCCGCGATGGCAAGGTCTTCGCCCGCGGTGCCACTGACGACAAAGGGCAGATGCTCACGCACGTGAACAGCATCGCTGCTTGGTTAGAGGCGGGGGAGAAACTGCCACTGCAAGTCAAACTGTTGATCGAAGGCGAAGAAGAAGTCGGCAGCGAACACCTCGAAAAATTTCTTGCTGAGAATAAGGAAAAGCTCGCTTGCGATTGCGTCGTGATTAGCGATACAAGCCAGTTCGCTCCCGGCGTACCCGCCATTACCTACGGGCTGCGTGGCATTGCTTATTATGAGATCCACCTGACGGGCCCCAGCCAAGATTTACACTCGGGCGTATTTGGGGGTGCCGTCGCGAATCCGGCAATTGCGCTCTCGAAAATGCTGGCGGGTTTAATCGATGACGAGGGACGGATCAACGTCCCCGGGATGTATGATGACGTTGCCGAGCTTACCGAGGCTGAGCGTCAAGAGTTCGCCAACCTGCCATTCGATGAAGCGGAATTCAAGTCACAATTGCAAGTCGAAAAACTAGCCGGGGAAGCAGGCTTCACCACGCTTGAACGCCGCTGGGCACGCCCTTCGTTTGATGTCCACGGCATCACCAGTGGCTATCAAGGGGAAGGAGCAAAGACCGTCCTTCCAGCGAAGGCTTCGGCAAAGATCAGCTTCCGGCTCGTACCCAACCAAGACCCGCAGAAAATAACCGCCGGCTTACGTCAGCGACTTGAGGAGCTACTTCCTGAGGGAATCAAGATGGAACTCGACGTGCATCACGGCGCGCCGGGTGTTGTGATGCCGCTGGAGAGCCCCTACCTACAAGCCGCTGCTGAGGCAATAGAAACGGGCTTCGGCAACCGACCCGTGTTCATTCGCGAGGGTGGCTCCATCCCGATTGTGAACGCCTTCGCGGAATCTCTTGAAGCAGATGTGCTGTTGTTAGGCTGGGGGCAGAACGACGATAATCTCCACAGTCCTAATGAAAAATTCTCCCTAGAAGATTACCACCGAGGCACAAGGGCAAGTGTCGCGTTGTGGGATCGGCTGGCGCAGGTATCGACCTAA
- a CDS encoding FAD:protein FMN transferase — MPKEKPTSENSQSESSVASRREFLKGRAALSALADKAREMADAATASFEAASGNRSVSSQQSQKVALLEITRRAMACDFQVQYHAADGPRFTSTMLEVMESLEPLEAQLTIYRETSEVLDINAYAASAPIEVEPRLFQLFQLAAWLHSETQGAFDMTSGPLSRAWGFLKREGGLPEEHEIADALGNVDATAIELNDLEKTVHFTKPHLEINFNSIGKGYALDRLAEQLARKKIDNYLWHGGRSSVLARGRNFSDQHDAWSVGIRDPLKPEERLGEIHLRNQALGTAGSGTQFFEHEGHRYGHLIDPRTGWPAEGVYTATAVAETAAEADALATAFYVLGPGGTAEYCAAHPEVAALLVCPPFSEEGEQEVEIHAFNLDEGVWTRLSS, encoded by the coding sequence ATGCCGAAAGAGAAACCGACATCAGAAAACTCCCAAAGCGAGTCGAGCGTCGCTTCTCGCCGAGAGTTCCTCAAAGGCAGGGCCGCCCTCTCCGCTCTGGCGGATAAAGCACGCGAAATGGCCGATGCGGCGACCGCTTCTTTTGAGGCAGCGTCAGGCAACCGCTCGGTATCGTCTCAGCAATCGCAAAAAGTTGCTCTGCTGGAGATCACCCGCCGTGCGATGGCGTGTGATTTTCAAGTGCAGTACCACGCCGCTGATGGTCCTCGCTTCACTTCGACAATGCTTGAGGTCATGGAGTCGTTGGAGCCGCTCGAGGCACAGTTGACGATCTACCGTGAAACGAGCGAAGTCCTCGACATCAATGCCTACGCCGCAAGTGCTCCCATCGAAGTTGAGCCGCGGTTGTTCCAGCTATTTCAACTCGCTGCTTGGCTGCACTCGGAAACGCAGGGGGCATTTGACATGACTAGCGGACCGCTTTCTCGTGCTTGGGGATTCTTAAAGCGGGAGGGAGGGTTGCCGGAGGAGCATGAGATTGCCGACGCATTGGGCAATGTTGATGCAACAGCGATCGAACTGAACGATCTGGAGAAGACGGTCCACTTCACGAAGCCGCACCTTGAGATCAATTTCAACTCGATCGGCAAAGGTTATGCACTCGATCGACTAGCGGAACAACTGGCGAGAAAAAAAATCGATAATTACCTATGGCACGGGGGGCGTAGTAGTGTACTGGCTCGTGGTCGGAACTTCTCCGATCAGCACGACGCTTGGAGCGTGGGAATTCGCGATCCCTTGAAGCCTGAAGAACGGCTGGGGGAGATTCATCTCCGCAATCAAGCACTCGGGACGGCTGGCTCGGGGACGCAATTCTTCGAGCATGAAGGCCATCGCTACGGTCATCTGATCGATCCCCGCACAGGTTGGCCCGCGGAAGGCGTCTACACGGCGACCGCCGTTGCTGAGACCGCGGCAGAGGCTGATGCGCTAGCGACAGCCTTCTATGTGCTGGGGCCAGGAGGAACGGCAGAATACTGCGCCGCCCATCCGGAAGTAGCGGCCCTGCTAGTGTGCCCCCCTTTCAGCGAGGAAGGTGAGCAGGAAGTCGAAATCCACGCTTTCAACCTGGATGAAGGCGTTTGGACGCGTCTCTCCAGCTAG